The Kordia sp. SMS9 genome window below encodes:
- a CDS encoding DUF6503 family protein yields the protein MKKTLQAFVLLILFFGFTACDSNKKSSTKETETVSNTNTKEIAKTTDKATEILQATIQAHGGKLYDQAKFQFTFRGTNYRFKNDGDKYMYSSYRFKEGTSTKDELANGTFSRKVNDSTVTLSDKKQASAIGALNSVIYFATLPHKLNDKAVNVSFVEETTIKEQLYDVLKVTFNQDGGGEDFEDEYHYWINQKTKKIEYLAYNYQVNDGGVRFRSAYNVRVVDGITFQDYINYKADVGTPLKDLPALYEKGNLKELSRIETQNIINLNNL from the coding sequence TTGAAAAAAACGCTCCAAGCATTCGTACTACTTATATTGTTTTTTGGTTTCACAGCATGTGATTCCAACAAAAAATCATCAACAAAAGAAACGGAAACAGTTTCAAATACTAACACAAAAGAAATAGCCAAAACTACCGATAAAGCTACAGAAATTCTTCAAGCAACTATTCAAGCACATGGTGGTAAATTGTATGATCAGGCGAAGTTTCAATTTACGTTTAGAGGAACCAACTATCGTTTTAAAAATGATGGCGACAAGTATATGTACAGTTCGTATCGTTTTAAAGAAGGCACATCTACGAAAGATGAACTAGCCAATGGAACATTCTCACGCAAAGTGAATGACTCAACAGTAACACTTTCCGACAAGAAACAAGCAAGTGCAATTGGTGCGCTTAATTCCGTGATTTATTTTGCTACGTTGCCACACAAATTGAATGATAAAGCGGTTAATGTGAGCTTTGTAGAAGAAACTACCATCAAAGAGCAATTGTACGATGTGTTGAAAGTTACTTTTAACCAAGATGGCGGCGGTGAAGATTTTGAAGATGAGTATCACTATTGGATCAATCAAAAGACAAAAAAAATAGAGTATCTCGCGTACAATTACCAAGTAAATGATGGTGGTGTTCGTTTTAGAAGTGCGTACAATGTGCGTGTGGTAGACGGAATTACGTTTCAAGATTACATCAATTACAAAGCGGACGTTGGTACACCATTAAAGGATTTGCCAGCTTTATACGAAAAAGGAAATTTAAAAGAATTATCACGAATAGAAACCCAAAACATAATTAATCTAAACAATCTATAA
- a CDS encoding SGNH/GDSL hydrolase family protein, with product MPKKLKLILTNIAILLIGILLIELCFGGWFSSSNQLRNLGIIKDAKFEFDVSHLYDTNTPTITYTRDKFGLRGISTYNQPSTINILTVGGSTTDQRYLDDSQTWQEILEHELQKNGKNLHVSNAGVDGQSTYGHLKSTDIWFPKIEKLQPKIILFYVGINDFYTVNGDSKYDDIQQVENGGFKSNIKDKSALYNAYRKLKGMQKATKFEVGHRNINFSRVHYTKEVVVNEKLLEIYDEKNLKAFKTRIQKLIAYAESLNAIPIFMTQPTLHFKIRKGVVFGTEEIKYLEEKYAYNGLGYFKLLNKLNDAIREVSASELVIDFTNDETWNIMDFYDYFHMTPIGAKKLGKKIYTELDKRNLVK from the coding sequence ATGCCAAAAAAACTCAAACTCATACTCACCAACATTGCCATTTTATTGATAGGAATTCTATTGATAGAACTCTGCTTCGGCGGATGGTTTAGCAGTAGCAATCAATTGCGCAATTTAGGAATCATCAAAGATGCCAAATTCGAATTTGACGTGAGTCATTTGTACGACACCAACACACCCACAATCACATATACAAGAGATAAATTTGGTTTGCGCGGTATTTCCACCTACAATCAACCTTCAACAATCAACATTCTTACGGTTGGTGGCAGCACAACGGATCAACGGTATTTAGACGATTCCCAAACATGGCAGGAAATATTGGAACATGAACTTCAAAAAAATGGCAAGAACTTGCACGTTTCCAACGCAGGTGTAGACGGGCAATCAACGTACGGACATCTAAAAAGCACCGATATTTGGTTTCCGAAAATTGAAAAATTGCAACCAAAAATCATTCTTTTTTATGTCGGAATTAATGACTTTTATACCGTAAATGGCGATTCCAAATACGATGATATTCAACAAGTAGAAAATGGTGGTTTTAAAAGTAATATCAAAGACAAATCAGCCTTATACAACGCGTACCGAAAGCTGAAAGGCATGCAAAAAGCCACCAAATTTGAAGTCGGACATCGTAACATTAATTTTTCACGCGTGCACTACACCAAAGAAGTCGTCGTCAATGAAAAATTGTTAGAAATCTATGATGAAAAAAATCTAAAAGCCTTTAAAACTCGGATTCAAAAACTGATTGCGTATGCCGAAAGTCTGAACGCGATTCCTATTTTTATGACACAACCAACCTTACACTTTAAAATTAGAAAAGGTGTTGTTTTTGGCACAGAAGAAATCAAATATCTTGAAGAAAAATACGCGTACAACGGTTTGGGATATTTCAAACTACTCAACAAACTCAACGACGCCATCCGAGAAGTTTCAGCATCGGAATTGGTCATCGATTTCACCAACGATGAAACGTGGAACATTATGGATTTTTACGATTACTTTCACATGACACCCATAGGCGCAAAAAAATTAGGCAAAAAAATATACACCGAATTAGACAAACGAAACTTAGTAAAATAG
- a CDS encoding FecR family protein, translating to MKKHEEHTEIDLAKWLSGELSPEETHAFEQTEAYTTYAKIINATDKLKDPAYDEDAVLASIKEKIASQPKVRTLNLRYVYVAAASLIILFGLYFFLKNSTMSYQTDFGKQLAINLPDGSEVVLNAKSTLDYDKESYTNERILHLDGEAYFIVTKGAPFKVITKEGTIEVLGTEFNVDTNTNFLEVQCFSGKVNVTNTTQKTHMLTKGKAVRTYNATVTDWTFNTTEKTWMSGLSSFTETPLSEVLDALENQYEITIKNKEKFTQERFTGRFVNNNLEVALQTVFEAMDIDYTLNMNLVTLSKK from the coding sequence ATGAAGAAGCATGAAGAACATACCGAAATTGATTTAGCAAAATGGCTTAGTGGAGAATTGTCTCCCGAAGAAACACACGCTTTTGAACAAACAGAAGCGTATACAACCTATGCTAAAATCATCAACGCGACGGACAAATTAAAAGATCCTGCGTATGATGAAGATGCCGTGTTGGCAAGTATCAAAGAAAAAATAGCGTCACAACCGAAAGTAAGAACACTGAACTTGCGTTATGTGTATGTTGCCGCAGCTTCCCTAATTATTTTATTTGGACTCTACTTTTTCTTGAAGAATTCCACAATGAGCTACCAAACCGATTTTGGAAAACAACTTGCCATCAATCTTCCTGATGGCTCAGAAGTTGTTTTAAATGCAAAATCAACGCTAGATTACGATAAAGAAAGTTATACTAATGAACGAATACTTCACTTAGATGGCGAAGCGTATTTTATAGTCACCAAAGGTGCGCCTTTTAAAGTCATCACAAAAGAAGGAACTATCGAAGTTTTAGGCACAGAATTTAATGTAGATACCAATACAAATTTCTTAGAAGTACAATGCTTTTCTGGAAAAGTAAATGTGACAAATACTACCCAAAAAACGCACATGTTAACGAAGGGAAAAGCAGTGAGAACCTACAATGCTACTGTAACTGACTGGACATTCAATACTACAGAAAAGACTTGGATGTCTGGTTTAAGTTCCTTTACAGAAACGCCTCTTTCGGAAGTATTGGACGCATTAGAAAATCAATATGAAATCACCATAAAAAACAAAGAAAAATTCACGCAAGAACGCTTTACAGGTCGTTTTGTAAACAACAATCTTGAAGTCGCACTGCAAACTGTTTTTGAAGCCATGGACATTGATTACACACTGAATATGAACCTAGTGACGCTCTCAAAAAAGTAG
- a CDS encoding glycosyltransferase family 2 protein produces MNPELSVVMPCLNEAETLEICIKKAQGFFEKHQVNGEVVIADNGSTDGSQAIAKRLNARVVPVAEKGYGNALKGGIKAAKGKFIVMGDADDSYDFSKLELFVEKLREGYDLVMGNRFKGGVKKGAMPFLHKYLGNPVLSFIGRLFFNIKIGDFHCGLRGFSKEAFLKMELNTTGMEFASEMIVKSKLNGLTIAEVPTILSPDGRSRPPHLNTWRDGWRHLRFLLLYSPRWLFLYPAFLLIIVGTVLSTLLILKPLNFNGIVFDVHTLLYTASAVIIGFQFLMFYGLTKIFAVENGLLPKSDRYHKLFKFFNLEKGLIVGFLTFALGIYLSIAGLLDWKATSFSDLQPAETLRVIVPAVFTIMLGLQIILFSFFFSILGLKQNSKPEMKA; encoded by the coding sequence ATGAATCCTGAATTATCTGTTGTAATGCCATGTCTCAACGAAGCTGAGACTTTGGAAATCTGTATCAAAAAAGCACAGGGTTTTTTTGAAAAACATCAAGTCAATGGTGAAGTTGTCATTGCCGATAACGGAAGCACAGATGGTTCGCAAGCCATTGCCAAACGTTTGAATGCACGCGTTGTTCCTGTTGCTGAAAAAGGTTATGGAAACGCACTAAAAGGTGGCATCAAAGCAGCAAAAGGGAAATTTATCGTTATGGGCGATGCAGACGATAGTTACGACTTTTCGAAGCTGGAATTATTTGTGGAAAAGCTTCGCGAAGGCTACGACTTAGTGATGGGAAATCGGTTCAAAGGCGGCGTCAAAAAAGGAGCCATGCCATTTTTGCATAAATATTTGGGAAATCCTGTATTATCGTTTATTGGACGACTCTTTTTCAATATCAAAATTGGTGATTTTCATTGCGGATTGCGCGGTTTTTCCAAAGAAGCGTTTCTCAAAATGGAACTCAACACCACGGGAATGGAATTCGCTTCCGAAATGATCGTAAAATCGAAACTCAACGGATTGACGATTGCAGAAGTTCCAACGATTTTATCTCCTGATGGACGTTCGCGTCCACCACACTTAAACACATGGCGCGATGGTTGGCGACACTTACGTTTTTTATTGCTCTACAGTCCGCGATGGCTCTTTTTATATCCTGCATTTTTGTTGATTATAGTGGGAACAGTTTTATCTACATTGCTTATCTTAAAACCACTAAATTTCAACGGAATTGTTTTTGATGTACACACACTTTTATACACAGCAAGTGCAGTTATCATTGGATTTCAATTTTTGATGTTTTATGGTTTGACCAAAATTTTTGCGGTTGAAAACGGATTGCTTCCCAAAAGTGATCGCTACCACAAATTATTCAAGTTTTTCAATTTGGAAAAAGGCTTGATCGTTGGTTTTTTAACCTTTGCTTTGGGAATTTATCTAAGCATTGCAGGATTATTAGACTGGAAAGCCACAAGTTTTAGCGATTTACAACCTGCCGAAACCTTACGCGTGATTGTTCCTGCGGTATTCACCATCATGTTAGGATTGCAAATCATTCTCTTTAGTTTCTTTTTTAGTATTTTGGGATTGAAACAAAATAGTAAACCTGAAATGAAAGCTTAA
- a CDS encoding DMT family transporter, translating to MLKKAIQFMIISAIGFAFLNAIVKYLGDFNAYQIVFFRSIGTLFFTIPLLLKYNISMLGNKRTLLILRGVVGVTSMALFFMSIKYLPIGSAVSLRYISPIFAAVFALFILKEKIKPVQWLFFLIAFSGVVVLKGFDTQIDTTGLLLVLASAFFSGLVFIIIRKIGADDHPIVVVNYFMLVALLAGGILCIPYWKTPVGWEWALLLSLGVFGYVGQLYMTKALQLAETNKAAPLKYIEVIFTMLIGLSWFGESYTLWSLLGIILIVIGLTLNTYLKTSK from the coding sequence ATGCTCAAAAAAGCCATTCAATTCATGATCATCAGCGCGATTGGCTTTGCGTTTTTGAATGCGATTGTAAAGTATTTGGGCGATTTTAATGCGTATCAAATTGTATTTTTCCGATCTATCGGAACCTTGTTTTTTACCATTCCGCTGTTGCTAAAGTATAATATTTCCATGCTTGGGAATAAACGCACATTGCTCATACTTCGCGGCGTTGTCGGAGTCACGTCGATGGCATTGTTTTTTATGTCAATCAAATATCTACCTATTGGTTCGGCAGTTTCGCTACGGTATATTTCTCCTATTTTTGCAGCGGTTTTTGCCTTATTCATTCTCAAAGAAAAAATAAAACCTGTACAATGGCTCTTTTTCCTTATTGCGTTTAGTGGTGTGGTCGTTTTAAAAGGATTTGACACACAAATTGATACGACAGGATTATTACTCGTACTCGCTTCTGCCTTTTTTAGCGGCTTGGTATTTATCATTATTCGTAAAATTGGTGCGGACGATCATCCAATTGTTGTGGTGAATTATTTTATGTTGGTTGCTTTACTAGCTGGTGGAATTTTGTGCATTCCGTATTGGAAAACGCCCGTTGGTTGGGAATGGGCATTATTGCTCAGTTTGGGTGTTTTTGGCTATGTGGGACAATTATATATGACGAAAGCCTTGCAACTTGCCGAAACCAACAAAGCCGCTCCCTTAAAGTATATTGAAGTCATTTTCACCATGCTCATCGGACTGAGTTGGTTTGGAGAATCATATACACTTTGGAGTCTGCTCGGAATTATTTTAATTGTCATTGGTTTAACGTTGAATACGTACCTAAAAACTTCAAAATAA
- a CDS encoding TonB-dependent siderophore receptor, which translates to MKKAYLVYLLLVCFYYAYPQQPANAYKNTPLKTVLTDVEKRFEVSISYNSNIVQGKIISLQKLPETLSETIEIISQQTNLIFRKITAASYILKQQKKSNIAARTIDLEEVVIANYLTTGFLKTIDGAIEARPKDFQVLPGFVEADVMQSVQLIPGIQSPDETSTGLNIRGGTPDQNLILWDGIKMYQYDHFFGMISSFNPYLIDNVTIYKNATPSRYGNHISGVIDIESKTNIPKKTVVGLGANMIYVDAFVQQPIGEKVAVIASFRRSYSDAFETVTFDEFSEQIFQNTKITDNTGTFSDMLSRTNNSFYFIDFTAKVIAELTENNTLEVSAIASQNDLDFVSQFDEINRRTEDRLNINNFGIGISWEYLWNKNVATELNLTTSQYNFKYLGEELLSNLFDYETVKENGISEIGLHAQATYTLNKQHRFIGGYELIANKLDYTIGRQSDVIFDPDFLVTSENSKNTIHAIFGEHRFTWNDWTIFSGIRGSYATEIDEFFVEPRIHISKKIDDHFNAVFSAERQYQFVSQITEFETQSFGLENQVWVSTDEEIPVLRSEQVSLGGSFQYDSWNVDAEMYYKKINNLTSLTRGFDIETTGLSVGESTIFGLDVLVKKRFYNFTSLVSYAFTQNEFQFEDLNNTLPFDGNFDIRHYLSLVQSATFGNLELSLGWRYRTSRPYTLATGLEGDTAENITIQYGERNGERLQPYHRLDFSAKYKLTPFKNKNLKASFGVSLLNIYNQRNILNRNYRVILNTQNAEFQLRTIDKISLGRTPNFMVRLEF; encoded by the coding sequence ATGAAAAAAGCATATTTAGTATATTTATTACTCGTGTGCTTCTACTACGCATATCCACAACAGCCAGCGAATGCTTACAAAAATACGCCGCTAAAAACGGTACTTACGGATGTAGAAAAACGCTTTGAAGTCAGCATTTCATACAATTCTAACATTGTGCAAGGGAAAATCATTTCACTGCAAAAATTACCCGAAACACTTTCGGAAACGATAGAAATTATTTCCCAACAAACGAACTTAATTTTTCGAAAAATCACAGCCGCTTCCTACATTCTAAAACAACAGAAAAAAAGCAACATTGCTGCGCGTACCATTGATTTAGAAGAAGTCGTCATTGCCAATTATTTGACGACAGGATTTTTAAAAACCATTGACGGCGCTATTGAAGCCAGGCCCAAAGATTTTCAAGTGCTTCCAGGTTTTGTAGAAGCAGATGTCATGCAAAGTGTACAACTCATTCCAGGCATTCAAAGTCCCGACGAAACTTCTACAGGATTGAACATTCGCGGTGGAACGCCCGATCAAAATTTGATACTTTGGGATGGCATTAAAATGTATCAATACGATCACTTTTTTGGGATGATTTCTTCCTTCAATCCGTATTTGATTGATAACGTAACGATATACAAAAACGCCACACCTTCTCGCTACGGGAATCATATTTCAGGCGTGATCGATATTGAATCTAAAACCAATATTCCGAAAAAAACGGTTGTCGGATTGGGCGCCAATATGATTTATGTAGATGCGTTTGTACAACAACCTATTGGCGAAAAAGTAGCCGTTATTGCTTCGTTTCGTCGTTCGTATTCGGATGCGTTTGAAACGGTTACGTTTGATGAATTTTCAGAGCAAATTTTTCAAAATACTAAAATCACAGACAATACAGGAACGTTTAGCGACATGCTTTCTCGTACCAATAATTCTTTCTATTTTATTGATTTTACGGCGAAAGTTATTGCCGAACTTACCGAAAACAATACGCTCGAAGTTAGTGCTATTGCTTCTCAAAACGACCTCGATTTTGTGTCACAGTTTGATGAAATCAATCGTCGCACAGAGGACAGATTAAATATTAATAATTTCGGCATTGGTATTTCTTGGGAATATTTGTGGAATAAAAATGTTGCTACCGAACTAAATTTGACAACTTCACAGTATAATTTTAAGTATTTGGGAGAAGAATTATTGTCTAATTTGTTTGATTATGAAACGGTCAAAGAAAATGGTATTTCCGAAATCGGATTGCATGCGCAAGCTACATATACACTGAACAAACAACATCGTTTTATTGGCGGTTACGAATTGATTGCAAACAAATTGGATTATACCATTGGACGACAATCGGATGTGATTTTTGATCCTGATTTTTTGGTGACTTCTGAAAATTCTAAAAATACCATTCACGCCATTTTTGGTGAACATCGTTTTACTTGGAACGATTGGACAATTTTTTCAGGCATTCGCGGAAGTTATGCTACTGAAATTGATGAGTTTTTTGTAGAACCACGAATTCATATTTCAAAGAAGATTGACGATCACTTTAACGCGGTTTTTTCTGCGGAACGTCAATATCAGTTTGTAAGTCAGATTACGGAGTTTGAAACGCAAAGCTTCGGATTGGAGAATCAAGTTTGGGTTTCTACAGATGAGGAAATTCCTGTGTTGCGCAGTGAACAAGTCAGTTTGGGCGGAAGTTTTCAGTACGATTCTTGGAATGTAGATGCAGAAATGTATTATAAAAAAATCAACAATCTCACGTCACTTACGCGTGGTTTTGACATTGAAACTACCGGATTGTCTGTTGGTGAAAGTACTATTTTTGGTTTGGATGTATTGGTTAAAAAGCGCTTCTATAACTTTACGAGTTTGGTAAGTTATGCCTTCACCCAAAACGAATTTCAGTTTGAAGATTTAAACAATACGCTTCCGTTTGACGGAAATTTTGACATCCGACATTATTTGTCGCTGGTGCAATCGGCAACATTTGGCAATTTAGAATTGTCTCTTGGTTGGCGTTACCGAACCTCGCGTCCGTATACCTTGGCTACAGGTTTGGAAGGTGATACGGCAGAAAATATTACCATTCAATACGGAGAACGAAACGGAGAACGTTTACAACCGTATCATCGCTTAGATTTTTCTGCAAAGTATAAACTAACGCCTTTTAAAAATAAAAATCTAAAAGCGTCTTTCGGAGTTTCTTTATTGAATATATACAATCAGCGAAATATTTTAAACCGAAATTATCGCGTCATTCTCAACACACAAAATGCTGAATTTCAATTGCGAACTATTGATAAAATTTCGTTGGGACGAACGCCTAATTTTATGGTTCGGTTGGAGTTTTGA
- a CDS encoding RNA polymerase sigma factor — MKPKKSICETQNFDALFRQHSRTLRNYIFYKCGDSNLAEDLVQEAYIKLWNNCKKVPFANALFFLKRVANNAFLNVVKHQKIVWQHEQTKTSDVDVENPEFLLEEKEFMQKLENAIASLSEKQREVFLLNRIDKKTYTEIAVFLDISKKAVEKRMHNALKIMRKEIGDI; from the coding sequence TTGAAACCCAAAAAATCAATCTGCGAAACTCAAAATTTTGATGCCCTTTTTAGGCAGCATTCTAGGACACTGCGCAATTATATTTTTTATAAATGTGGCGATTCAAATTTAGCAGAAGATTTGGTACAAGAAGCCTATATTAAATTGTGGAATAACTGTAAAAAGGTACCATTTGCAAATGCGTTATTCTTTCTAAAAAGAGTCGCCAACAATGCATTTTTAAATGTGGTGAAGCATCAAAAAATAGTATGGCAACACGAGCAGACTAAAACGTCGGACGTAGATGTAGAAAATCCTGAATTTTTGTTAGAAGAAAAAGAATTCATGCAAAAATTAGAAAATGCCATTGCCAGTTTGTCTGAGAAACAACGTGAAGTTTTTTTACTAAATCGAATCGACAAAAAAACATATACTGAAATTGCAGTATTCCTTGATATTTCAAAGAAAGCTGTCGAAAAACGCATGCACAATGCATTAAAAATAATGCGAAAAGAAATTGGTGATATATAA
- a CDS encoding DUF2911 domain-containing protein, whose translation MKKIMMMLAFFAAVSVTYAQKFPKADKSPTDIAHYPTNAAKRAFAKTAEQKKALEPKIRVIYARPYKKGRDVFGGLLKFGKAWRVGANESTEILFMTDVMVGDTQVKAGRYSVVIIPTKDSWTMKINSENDGWGNYSYDASKDVASITVPTQKSDKEIEQLSVVLYEKSENTVHLKIGWDTTVAEFPITLK comes from the coding sequence ATGAAAAAAATCATGATGATGCTTGCGTTTTTTGCAGCAGTAAGCGTAACATACGCACAAAAATTCCCAAAAGCAGACAAAAGTCCAACGGATATTGCACATTATCCAACCAACGCAGCTAAAAGAGCTTTTGCCAAAACAGCCGAGCAAAAGAAAGCTTTGGAGCCAAAAATTAGAGTCATTTATGCGCGACCTTATAAAAAAGGAAGAGACGTTTTTGGCGGTTTGTTAAAGTTTGGAAAAGCATGGCGCGTGGGCGCAAACGAATCTACGGAGATTTTATTTATGACAGATGTTATGGTGGGCGATACTCAAGTAAAAGCAGGACGTTATTCAGTCGTAATCATCCCAACAAAAGATTCTTGGACGATGAAAATTAATTCTGAAAATGACGGATGGGGAAATTACTCGTACGACGCTTCTAAAGATGTGGCGAGCATTACCGTTCCGACACAAAAGAGTGATAAAGAAATAGAGCAATTATCCGTTGTTTTATACGAAAAAAGTGAAAATACAGTACATTTAAAAATAGGTTGGGACACCACGGTTGCAGAGTTTCCAATTACGTTGAAATAA
- a CDS encoding methyltransferase domain-containing protein, protein MNSAETKEYWSQRYKEARTGWDIGAPSTPLQAYIDQLTDKNLKILIPGAGNAYEAEYLWKQGFTNVFILDISELPLQEFQQRNPNFPAEHLLCENFFEHKGTYDLIVEQTFFCSFPPLPETRKKYAKHMYELLRSNGKLVGLWFNFPLTDDLENPPFGGSKAAYLSYFEPYFEIRTFEKAHNSIPPRAGKELFGVFVKS, encoded by the coding sequence ATGAATTCCGCAGAAACAAAAGAATATTGGTCACAACGGTATAAAGAAGCTCGTACAGGTTGGGATATTGGTGCGCCTTCCACACCTTTACAAGCATATATTGATCAACTAACAGATAAGAATCTGAAAATTTTAATTCCAGGTGCAGGAAATGCGTACGAAGCTGAATATTTGTGGAAACAAGGATTTACAAACGTATTCATTTTAGATATTTCTGAACTTCCACTGCAAGAATTCCAACAGCGAAACCCTAATTTTCCTGCTGAACATTTACTGTGTGAAAACTTTTTTGAACACAAAGGAACCTACGATTTAATTGTAGAGCAAACGTTCTTTTGTTCGTTTCCACCATTGCCAGAAACCCGAAAAAAATATGCAAAACACATGTATGAATTGTTGCGTTCAAATGGAAAGTTAGTAGGTTTATGGTTCAATTTTCCTTTGACGGATGATTTGGAAAATCCACCCTTTGGTGGAAGCAAAGCTGCATATCTGAGCTATTTTGAACCGTATTTTGAGATAAGAACTTTCGAGAAAGCACACAATTCCATTCCGCCACGTGCAGGGAAAGAGTTGTTTGGAGTATTCGTAAAAAGTTAA